From the Roseateles sp. XES5 genome, one window contains:
- the pobA gene encoding 4-hydroxybenzoate 3-monooxygenase, whose amino-acid sequence MRVQVVIIGSGPSGLLLGQLLGNAGIETAILDRSSRTHILGRVRAGVLEEGTARLMDAAGVGARMRAEGLPHDGFSLAYDGRDHRIDLFDLTGGKRVLVYGQTELTRDLIEQREKDSRLTIYEASNVTPHGFDGETPYVTYEEDGVTHRIDCDFIAGCDGFHGASRKAVPEGAIRTFEKIYPFGWLGILADVPPVSDELIYANHPRGFALCSMRSHTRSRYYIQCALDEKIEDWSDARFWDELRRRLPVHHAEAMVTGPSFEKSIAPLRSFVAEPMRFGRLFLVGDAAHIVPPTGAKGLNLAASDVHYLYNGLLEHYRDRSNAGIDAYSAKALARVWKAVRFSWWMTTMLHRFPETGDFDQKIQEAELDYLTHSRAAETVLAENYVGLAY is encoded by the coding sequence ATGCGCGTTCAGGTCGTCATCATCGGTTCGGGTCCGTCCGGCCTGCTGCTCGGGCAGTTGCTCGGCAATGCGGGTATCGAGACGGCCATTCTCGACCGGTCGAGCCGCACGCATATCCTCGGCCGCGTGCGGGCCGGCGTGCTGGAGGAAGGCACGGCCCGGCTGATGGACGCGGCCGGCGTCGGCGCGCGCATGCGGGCCGAAGGCCTGCCGCATGACGGCTTCTCGCTCGCCTATGACGGGCGCGACCACCGCATCGACCTCTTCGACCTGACCGGCGGCAAGCGTGTGCTCGTCTACGGCCAGACAGAGCTGACGCGCGACCTGATCGAACAGCGCGAAAAAGACAGCCGGCTAACGATCTACGAGGCGAGCAACGTGACGCCCCACGGCTTCGACGGCGAGACACCCTATGTCACCTACGAAGAGGACGGCGTGACGCACCGTATCGACTGCGACTTCATCGCGGGCTGCGACGGATTTCACGGGGCGAGCCGCAAGGCGGTGCCCGAAGGCGCGATCCGCACCTTCGAAAAGATCTATCCCTTCGGCTGGCTCGGCATTCTCGCAGATGTGCCACCGGTCAGCGACGAACTCATCTATGCCAATCATCCCCGCGGCTTTGCGCTCTGCTCGATGCGCTCGCACACCCGCAGTCGCTACTACATCCAGTGCGCGCTGGACGAGAAGATCGAGGACTGGAGCGACGCGCGCTTCTGGGACGAACTGCGCCGTCGCCTGCCCGTCCACCATGCCGAGGCGATGGTGACGGGGCCGAGCTTCGAGAAATCCATCGCGCCGCTTCGCTCCTTCGTCGCCGAGCCGATGCGTTTCGGCCGGCTCTTCCTTGTCGGCGACGCCGCCCATATCGTGCCGCCGACCGGCGCCAAGGGTCTGAACCTTGCCGCAAGCGACGTGCACTACCTCTACAACGGGCTTCTGGAACACTATCGGGACCGCTCGAATGCCGGTATCGACGCCTATTCGGCCAAGGCGCTTGCCCGGGTCTGGAAGGCCGTGCGCTTTTCCTGGTGGATGACGACCATGCTGCACCGTTTCCCCGAGACCGGCGACTTCGACCAGAAGATCCAGGAAGCGGAACTCGACTACCTCACCCATTCCCGCGCCGCCGAAACGGTGCTGGCGGAAAACTATGTGGGTCTTGCCTACTGA
- a CDS encoding phosphotransferase family protein, producing the protein MFCLQVPAGRGAERALRREATILAVLRPHVTMRVPDLRLHEGTPLFSEHAIIPGAHLETAGYEALPEAARQALGEGLARFYADLHALDRTGMAAAGALPVERWLPAAAIADKALPLLPAHLQAFADETLAGWRALPPDPHGDTYGFFDGHGWNMAFDHDAQRLSGIYDFADSGFGPLHQDFIYSNFISPDLTARIVRGYERLTGRTLDRARIHLLTGVHRLWELAALADAPEHHATMIASVDAWARQ; encoded by the coding sequence GTGTTTTGTCTTCAAGTTCCCGCAGGGCGAGGGGCGGAACGGGCGCTGCGCCGCGAGGCGACGATCCTGGCCGTCCTGCGCCCGCATGTGACGATGCGCGTGCCGGACCTGCGCCTGCATGAGGGTACGCCGCTCTTTTCCGAACATGCGATCATTCCCGGTGCGCATCTGGAAACGGCCGGATACGAGGCCCTGCCGGAGGCGGCGCGGCAGGCGCTTGGCGAAGGGCTCGCCCGCTTCTATGCCGATCTCCATGCGCTGGACCGCACCGGGATGGCTGCCGCCGGGGCGCTGCCTGTCGAGCGCTGGCTGCCGGCGGCGGCGATTGCGGACAAGGCCCTGCCGTTGCTGCCCGCGCACCTGCAGGCCTTCGCCGACGAAACCCTTGCCGGCTGGCGTGCCCTGCCGCCGGATCCTCATGGAGACACCTACGGCTTCTTCGACGGCCACGGCTGGAACATGGCCTTCGATCACGACGCGCAGCGGCTGAGCGGCATCTACGACTTCGCCGATTCCGGCTTCGGTCCGCTGCATCAGGATTTCATCTATTCCAACTTCATCAGCCCGGATCTCACCGCGCGCATCGTCCGCGGCTATGAACGGTTGACCGGCCGGACGCTCGACCGTGCCCGCATTCATCTCCTGACCGGCGTCCATCGCCTCTGGGAGCTTGCGGCCCTTGCCGACGCGCCGGAACACCATGCGACGATGATCGCCTCGGTCGATGCCTGGGCGCGTCAGTAG
- the pcaQ gene encoding pca operon transcription factor PcaQ gives MIDSRIKFRHLQTFVEVARQKSVMKAAELLHVSQPAVTKTIRELEEVLGIAVFERDGRGIKITRTGEVFLKHAGAALTALRQGFDSVSQTLSGDAVPVRIGALPTASTRIMPQAMRLFLAAGTGARIKIVTGENAVLLEQLRVGDLDLVVGRLAAPEKMTGFSFEHLYSERVVFCVRADHPLLAAGAAFAGLDAYPVLMPTRGSIIRPFVESFLIANGIAGLPNQIDTVSDAFGRAFVRESDAIWIISEGVVAADIAEGKLAALPIDTGGTKGPVGLTMRADAVPSMPLAILMQTIREVAGKVAPAA, from the coding sequence ATGATCGACAGCCGCATCAAGTTCCGCCATCTCCAGACCTTTGTCGAGGTGGCGCGTCAGAAGAGCGTCATGAAGGCGGCCGAGCTTCTCCATGTCAGCCAGCCCGCCGTGACCAAGACGATCCGCGAGCTGGAGGAGGTTCTGGGTATCGCCGTCTTCGAACGCGACGGCCGCGGCATCAAGATCACCCGCACCGGCGAGGTCTTTCTGAAGCATGCCGGGGCGGCGCTGACGGCGCTGCGCCAGGGTTTCGATTCCGTCTCGCAAACGCTGTCGGGCGATGCGGTGCCGGTGCGCATCGGCGCGCTGCCCACCGCCTCCACGCGCATCATGCCGCAGGCGATGCGCCTGTTCCTGGCAGCCGGCACGGGCGCACGCATAAAAATCGTTACCGGCGAGAATGCCGTGCTGCTCGAGCAGTTGCGCGTCGGCGACCTCGACCTCGTCGTCGGCCGCCTCGCCGCGCCGGAGAAGATGACCGGCTTCTCCTTCGAGCATCTCTATTCGGAGAGGGTGGTGTTCTGCGTGCGCGCCGACCATCCGTTGCTGGCCGCCGGCGCGGCCTTTGCCGGGCTCGACGCCTATCCGGTGCTGATGCCGACACGCGGCTCGATCATCCGTCCCTTCGTCGAAAGCTTCCTCATCGCCAACGGCATTGCCGGCCTGCCGAACCAGATCGACACGGTTTCCGATGCCTTCGGCCGCGCCTTCGTGCGCGAGAGCGATGCGATCTGGATCATCTCCGAAGGGGTGGTTGCGGCCGATATCGCCGAGGGCAAGCTTGCTGCGCTGCCCATCGACACCGGCGGCACGAAAGGCCCCGTCGGTCTTACCATGCGCGCCGACGCCGTGCCGTCGATGCCGCTCGCCATCCTCATGCAGACGATCCGCGAGGTCGCCGGCAAGGTCGCGCCCGCGGCTTGA
- the pcaD gene encoding 3-oxoadipate enol-lactonase, which yields MQFATVNDVILHHQLIGGPAGRPVIVFANSLGTDFRIWRDVVVRLAGDFPIITYDKRGHGLSDLGQVPYSIDDHVLDLAALLDRLAVRDAVICGLSVGGMIAQGLAARRPDLVKGLVLCDTAHKIGTADMWNARIESIETKGIESLVDAVMARWFTPAFRRPENAAYHGYRNMLTRQSAVGYAATCAALRDADLTESTRRLAVPTLCVVGDQDGSTPPDVVLSMAKLIAGARYEVIKDAGHIPCVEQPEILSEMIRAFIDTLPAGDTPHG from the coding sequence GTGCAATTCGCCACCGTCAACGACGTCATCCTGCATCACCAATTGATCGGCGGCCCCGCCGGCCGGCCCGTCATCGTCTTCGCCAATTCGCTCGGCACCGATTTCCGCATCTGGCGCGACGTGGTGGTGCGCCTTGCCGGCGATTTCCCCATCATCACCTACGACAAGCGCGGCCATGGCCTGTCCGATCTCGGCCAGGTGCCCTATTCCATCGACGACCATGTGCTGGACCTTGCCGCCCTGCTCGACCGGCTCGCCGTCCGAGACGCGGTGATCTGCGGCCTCTCCGTCGGCGGGATGATCGCACAGGGGCTGGCTGCCAGGCGCCCGGACCTCGTGAAGGGCCTTGTCCTGTGCGACACCGCGCACAAGATCGGTACGGCCGACATGTGGAACGCCCGCATCGAAAGCATCGAGACGAAGGGTATCGAGAGCCTTGTCGACGCTGTCATGGCGCGCTGGTTCACCCCGGCCTTCCGCCGCCCGGAGAACGCCGCCTATCACGGCTACCGCAACATGCTGACGCGCCAATCCGCGGTCGGCTATGCCGCGACCTGTGCGGCGCTGCGCGACGCCGATCTCACCGAATCCACCCGCCGCCTCGCCGTGCCGACGCTTTGCGTCGTCGGCGACCAGGACGGCTCGACCCCGCCCGATGTCGTGCTTTCCATGGCCAAGCTGATTGCCGGTGCGCGCTACGAGGTCATCAAGGACGCCGGGCACATTCCCTGCGTCGAGCAGCCGGAGATCCTGAGCGAGATGATCCGCGCCTTCATCGACACCCTTCCTGCCGGAGACACGCCGCATGGCTGA
- the pcaC gene encoding 4-carboxymuconolactone decarboxylase, with translation MADAATSSERYRQGMATRRSVLGEAHVERATAAATTFDQPFQELITEGAWGTVWSRPGWTKRERSMVTIALLAALGHDEEVAMHVRATANTGASREDIAEALLHVAIYAGVPAANRAIKVAKQVFADMDAETAA, from the coding sequence ATGGCTGATGCCGCCACATCATCGGAACGCTACCGGCAGGGCATGGCGACCCGCCGCTCGGTGCTGGGTGAGGCCCATGTCGAGCGCGCCACCGCTGCCGCCACGACCTTCGACCAGCCGTTCCAGGAGCTGATCACCGAAGGCGCCTGGGGCACGGTCTGGTCGCGGCCGGGCTGGACGAAACGCGAGCGCTCGATGGTGACGATCGCGCTGCTCGCCGCCCTCGGCCATGACGAAGAGGTGGCGATGCATGTGCGGGCGACCGCCAATACCGGCGCGAGCCGCGAGGACATCGCCGAGGCGCTGCTGCATGTGGCGATCTATGCCGGCGTGCCGGCCGCCAATCGGGCGATCAAGGTCGCCAAGCAGGTCTTTGCGGACATGGATGCGGAAACGGCGGCTTGA
- the pcaH gene encoding protocatechuate 3,4-dioxygenase subunit beta, producing MTDLSNKKPETGAFFSRDRLWHPPGLTPGYKTSVLRSPQKALLSLDGTISEITGPVFGHSMLGELDNDLIHNFARPGESAIGERIIVHGRVLDERARPVPGALLEFWQANAGGRYRHKKESYLAPLDPNFGGCGRTITDADGHYAFRTVKPGPYPWPNGVNDWRPAHIHFSVFGHGFAQRLITQMYFEGDPMIWKCPIVQTIPDKAAVEQLVAALDWGNTIPMDARAYKFDIVLRGRRSTLFENRMEGN from the coding sequence ATGACGGATCTTTCCAACAAGAAGCCCGAGACGGGCGCCTTCTTCTCGCGCGACCGGCTCTGGCACCCGCCGGGCCTGACCCCCGGTTACAAGACCTCCGTGCTGCGCTCACCGCAGAAGGCTTTGCTCTCGCTCGACGGCACGATCTCGGAGATCACCGGCCCGGTTTTCGGCCATTCCATGCTGGGCGAGCTCGACAACGACCTGATCCACAATTTCGCCCGTCCCGGCGAGAGCGCCATCGGCGAACGCATCATCGTGCACGGACGGGTGCTCGACGAGCGGGCGCGGCCGGTGCCCGGCGCGCTCCTGGAATTCTGGCAGGCCAATGCCGGCGGGCGCTATCGCCACAAGAAGGAAAGCTACCTCGCCCCGCTCGATCCCAATTTCGGCGGCTGCGGGCGCACCATCACCGATGCGGACGGCCACTATGCCTTCCGCACCGTCAAGCCCGGCCCCTACCCCTGGCCGAACGGCGTCAACGACTGGCGGCCGGCGCATATCCATTTCTCCGTCTTCGGCCACGGCTTTGCCCAGCGGCTGATCACGCAGATGTATTTCGAAGGCGACCCGATGATCTGGAAGTGTCCCATCGTGCAGACGATCCCCGACAAAGCGGCGGTGGAGCAGCTCGTGGCGGCGCTCGACTGGGGCAACACGATCCCCATGGATGCGCGCGCCTACAAGTTCGACATCGTGCTGCGCGGCCGCCGCTCGACGTTGTTCGAGAACCGGATGGAGGGCAACTGA
- the pcaG gene encoding protocatechuate 3,4-dioxygenase subunit alpha, which yields MVQPLGYLKESPSQTAGPYVHIGLTPNHAGIAGVYDGDLGAAMVNEKTLGRRITITGRVLDGTGTPLKDALIEIWQADAAGLYNSPSELRGSADPNFPGWGRSATHGETGEYRFETIKPGRVPFRDGRPMAPHISFWIVARGINLGLNTRMYFGDEAAANAEDPVLARIEHRVRVPTLIAPMDGDAYRFDIHLQGEKETVFFDI from the coding sequence ATGGTGCAGCCGCTCGGATACCTCAAGGAAAGCCCCTCGCAGACCGCGGGGCCCTATGTCCATATCGGCCTGACGCCCAACCACGCCGGCATTGCCGGCGTCTATGACGGCGACCTCGGCGCGGCGATGGTGAACGAGAAGACGCTCGGCCGGCGCATCACCATTACCGGTCGCGTGCTCGACGGCACCGGCACGCCGCTGAAGGATGCCCTGATCGAGATCTGGCAGGCGGACGCCGCCGGCCTCTACAACAGTCCTTCGGAACTGCGCGGCAGCGCCGATCCGAACTTTCCCGGCTGGGGGCGCTCCGCCACCCATGGCGAAACCGGCGAATACCGCTTCGAGACGATCAAACCCGGCCGGGTGCCCTTCCGCGACGGCCGGCCGATGGCGCCGCATATCTCCTTCTGGATCGTCGCCCGCGGCATCAATCTCGGTCTCAACACGCGAATGTATTTCGGCGACGAAGCAGCGGCCAATGCCGAGGATCCGGTGCTGGCGCGCATCGAACACCGCGTGCGCGTGCCGACGCTGATCGCGCCGATGGACGGCGATGCCTACCGCTTCGACATCCACCTGCAGGGCGAGAAGGAAACGGTGTTCTTCGATATTTGA
- a CDS encoding 3-carboxy-cis,cis-muconate cycloisomerase, translated as MTVSPFDHPYLSGLLGDEEVASLFSAAAELEAMLAFEVALAKAEAAAGIISTEAAQAIESAAHRFSPDVAALRAATARDGVVVPELVRQLRAAVGEPHARHLHFGATSQDVIDCGLMLRLLRVLPLLEDRMDGLIGTLAARSATSGTRALMARTRMQAAIPITVADRLQSWRLPLERVAERLQIFTLEGLAVQFGGAAGTLEKLGDKGFVVRAALADALGLADAPQWHSQRDRMLDLAGLFAAITGSLGKIGQDIALMADRGDEIVLAGGGASSAMPHKQNPVAAEMLVTLARFNAAQLGGMAQAMVHEQERSGAAWTLEWLILPQMAVACGAALRRADTLFSSIEEMGTE; from the coding sequence ATGACCGTCTCGCCCTTCGATCATCCCTATCTCTCCGGCCTTCTCGGCGATGAGGAGGTGGCGTCGCTGTTTTCCGCGGCGGCGGAGCTGGAAGCCATGCTGGCCTTCGAGGTGGCGCTGGCGAAAGCCGAGGCTGCGGCGGGCATCATTTCGACCGAGGCCGCGCAAGCCATCGAAAGCGCCGCGCATCGTTTCTCGCCGGATGTCGCAGCGCTTCGCGCGGCAACCGCGCGGGACGGGGTCGTGGTGCCCGAGCTTGTGCGGCAACTGCGGGCCGCCGTCGGCGAGCCGCACGCAAGGCACCTGCATTTCGGGGCCACCAGCCAGGATGTCATCGACTGCGGCCTGATGCTGCGCCTGTTGCGTGTCCTCCCCCTGCTGGAAGACCGGATGGATGGATTGATCGGCACGCTCGCCGCACGCTCGGCGACATCAGGCACGCGTGCCCTGATGGCGCGCACGCGCATGCAGGCGGCAATTCCCATCACGGTGGCCGACCGCCTGCAATCCTGGCGCCTGCCGTTGGAGCGTGTTGCCGAACGGCTTCAGATCTTCACCTTGGAGGGCTTGGCCGTGCAATTCGGGGGCGCGGCGGGCACGCTGGAGAAACTTGGCGACAAGGGATTTGTCGTGCGCGCGGCACTCGCCGACGCGCTCGGACTTGCCGACGCACCGCAATGGCACAGCCAGCGCGACCGCATGCTGGACCTTGCCGGCCTGTTCGCCGCCATCACGGGCAGCCTCGGCAAGATCGGGCAGGACATCGCCCTGATGGCCGATCGCGGCGACGAAATCGTGCTCGCCGGCGGCGGCGCGTCCTCGGCCATGCCGCACAAGCAGAACCCGGTCGCCGCCGAAATGCTGGTGACGCTCGCGCGCTTCAACGCGGCGCAGCTCGGCGGGATGGCGCAGGCGATGGTGCACGAGCAGGAGCGCTCCGGCGCGGCCTGGACGCTGGAATGGCTGATCCTGCCGCAGATGGCGGTCGCCTGCGGCGCGGCCCTGCGGCGCGCCGACACCCTGTTTTCATCCATAGAAGAGATGGGAACAGAGTGA
- a CDS encoding glyoxylate/hydroxypyruvate reductase A, translated as MSTKSPVIIDLKFDQEQVAAALKGAFPDREVINLLHPANRNRDLSGIDYAVVWKPGADLFSRAKDLKVVFSGGAGVDHVVTLPGLPDVPLVRFVDDTLTTRMSEWVVMQCLLHLRQHQTYEAQRERRVWRELVQPEAKEITVGIMGFGVLGQDSAKKLKTLGFNVIGWSKSGRRVEGFETYDDAGLDTFLARTDFLVGLLPLTPDTRNIYNTGLFTRLSRKGPFGAPVFINAGRGGSQVEADVVASLNDGTLRGASIDVFQQEPLPLESPFWSMDKVFMTPHASAASDVAALFRHVSHQIERLESGKPLEHLVDRSAGY; from the coding sequence ATGTCGACGAAAAGCCCCGTCATCATCGATCTGAAATTCGATCAGGAGCAGGTCGCCGCCGCGCTCAAGGGCGCTTTTCCGGATCGTGAGGTGATCAACCTCCTGCATCCCGCAAACCGCAACCGCGATCTCTCGGGCATCGACTATGCCGTGGTCTGGAAGCCGGGCGCCGACCTCTTCTCGCGGGCGAAGGATCTCAAGGTCGTCTTCTCCGGCGGTGCGGGCGTCGATCACGTCGTAACGCTGCCCGGTCTGCCGGACGTGCCGCTCGTCCGCTTCGTCGACGATACGCTGACGACCCGCATGAGCGAATGGGTCGTCATGCAGTGCCTCCTGCATCTGCGCCAGCACCAGACCTATGAGGCGCAGCGCGAAAGGCGCGTCTGGCGTGAACTCGTCCAGCCCGAGGCGAAGGAAATCACCGTCGGTATCATGGGCTTCGGCGTGCTCGGGCAGGATTCGGCGAAGAAGCTGAAGACGCTTGGCTTCAACGTCATCGGCTGGTCGAAGAGCGGCCGCAGGGTCGAAGGTTTCGAGACCTATGACGATGCCGGTCTCGACACCTTCCTCGCCCGCACCGATTTCCTCGTCGGCCTGCTGCCGCTGACGCCGGATACGCGGAACATCTACAATACCGGCCTCTTCACCCGGCTCAGCCGCAAGGGTCCGTTCGGCGCCCCTGTCTTCATCAATGCCGGTCGCGGCGGCAGCCAGGTCGAGGCCGACGTCGTCGCCTCGCTCAACGACGGCACACTCCGCGGCGCTTCGATCGACGTCTTCCAGCAGGAACCCCTGCCGCTCGAAAGCCCGTTCTGGTCGATGGACAAGGTCTTCATGACCCCCCACGCCTCCGCCGCCTCCGACGTCGCCGCCCTTTTCCGGCACGTCTCCCACCAGATCGAACGGCTGGAAAGCGGCAAGCCGCTGGAGCATCTGGTGGACCGCAGCGCGGGGTATTGA
- a CDS encoding ABC transporter ATP-binding protein — MSTPETILSVRDLSVAFHQGGNTSLAVDRVSFEIRRGEVVALVGESGSGKSVTANSILKLLPYPAASHPSGEIRFNGKDLLKASDAELRNVRGNDITMIFQEPMTSLNPLHSIERQIGEILKLHQDIEGPAARAKTLELLNQVGIREPEKRLSAYPHELSGGQRQRVMIAMALANRPELLIADEPTTALDVTVQAQILELLKNLKEEHGMSMLFITHDLGIVRKFADRVCVMTKGKIVETGPVEEIFSNPQHAYTRHLLASEPRGEPRPADDSQPVVVEAEDVKVWFPIKAGFLRRVVDHVKAVDGIDLKLRAGHTLGVVGESGSGKTTLGLALTRLIASRGRIAFVGQDIANRTFAEMRPLRRRMQIVFQDPYGSLSPRMSVADIVAEGLKIHEPSLSDAERDHRVAAALEETGLDPATRWRYPHEFSGGQRQRIAIARALVLEPQILLLDEPTSALDMSVQAQVVELLRDLQARHNLAYLFISHDLKVVRALANDIIVMRGGRVVEKGRAKDIIERPGEAYTKALMAAAFNLEAVRIETISQ, encoded by the coding sequence GTCGGTGGCCTTCCACCAGGGCGGCAACACGTCGCTTGCCGTCGACCGGGTGTCCTTCGAGATCAGGCGCGGCGAGGTCGTCGCGCTTGTCGGCGAATCCGGCTCCGGCAAGTCGGTGACGGCGAACTCCATCCTGAAGCTGCTGCCCTATCCCGCCGCGAGCCACCCCTCGGGCGAAATCCGCTTCAACGGCAAGGACCTCCTGAAGGCCTCGGATGCGGAGCTACGCAACGTGCGCGGCAACGACATCACCATGATCTTCCAGGAGCCGATGACCTCGCTCAATCCGCTGCATTCCATCGAGCGGCAGATCGGCGAGATCCTGAAGCTGCACCAGGATATCGAAGGCCCCGCCGCCCGCGCGAAAACCCTCGAGCTGCTCAATCAGGTCGGTATCCGCGAGCCGGAAAAGCGCCTCTCCGCCTATCCGCACGAGCTGTCGGGCGGCCAGCGCCAGCGTGTCATGATCGCCATGGCGCTCGCCAACCGCCCGGAACTGCTGATCGCCGACGAGCCGACGACCGCGCTCGACGTCACCGTGCAGGCCCAAATTCTGGAACTGCTGAAAAACCTCAAGGAAGAGCACGGCATGTCCATGCTCTTCATCACCCACGACCTCGGCATCGTGCGCAAATTCGCCGATCGGGTCTGCGTGATGACCAAGGGCAAGATCGTCGAGACCGGCCCGGTCGAGGAGATCTTCTCCAATCCGCAGCATGCCTATACGCGCCACCTGCTTGCCTCCGAGCCGCGGGGTGAGCCACGCCCGGCCGATGACAGCCAACCCGTCGTGGTGGAGGCGGAGGACGTAAAAGTCTGGTTCCCGATCAAGGCCGGGTTCCTGCGTCGCGTGGTCGATCATGTGAAGGCCGTCGACGGCATCGACCTGAAACTGCGCGCCGGCCACACGCTCGGCGTCGTCGGCGAATCGGGCTCCGGCAAGACGACGCTCGGCCTCGCGCTGACGCGGCTCATCGCGTCGAGGGGCCGCATCGCCTTCGTCGGGCAGGATATCGCCAACCGCACCTTTGCCGAGATGCGGCCGCTGCGCCGGCGCATGCAGATCGTCTTCCAGGATCCCTACGGTTCACTCTCACCGCGCATGTCGGTTGCCGATATCGTGGCGGAAGGCCTGAAGATCCACGAGCCTTCCCTTTCCGACGCCGAGCGCGACCACCGCGTCGCCGCCGCGCTGGAGGAAACGGGTCTCGATCCCGCGACCCGCTGGCGCTACCCGCACGAGTTCTCTGGCGGCCAGCGCCAGCGCATCGCCATCGCCCGTGCCCTGGTCCTGGAGCCGCAGATCCTGCTGCTGGACGAGCCCACCTCGGCGCTGGACATGAGCGTGCAGGCGCAGGTGGTCGAACTGCTGCGCGACCTGCAGGCCAGGCACAATCTCGCCTATCTCTTCATCAGCCACGATCTCAAGGTCGTGCGCGCGCTTGCCAACGACATCATCGTCATGCGCGGCGGGCGCGTGGTGGAGAAGGGGCGTGCGAAGGACATCATCGAGCGACCGGGCGAGGCCTATACCAAGGCCCTGATGGCCGCCGCCTTCAATCTCGAAGCCGTCCGCATCGAGACGATCAGCCAGTAG